Proteins from one Candidatus Angelobacter sp. genomic window:
- a CDS encoding DUF1501 domain-containing protein: MQHFNIITRRGFLDRSFKVGLGVALSTLVDIPLVVKRALAEGTIGVPGANGKTKKLLFIFLRGANDSLNAVIPIQDTAYNSTNRPTLMIPRDPATDYSATTGTCDFPLSAAATDPTFNYANAIRLGNGFAALHPSHKFLAPVYNAGDLALIHRVGYPKQSRSHFDSQNYWETGNPNNNLVKDGILYRTMVESGLANTNPLTGVSFQSSLPLILRGSAAAMTNLSDPTRYNLLGIPNTTQGNTKADAAINTVNGFPFADKKNRELLNLQYKNLNDTLATFAALNFSEAGNTFVDDTGTDNDSAPYYLFPTTNAKNGGYALHANDPQKYVVDTGAYGFFGSLKAAALILNKTDAIVAGTEMGGFDTHQSQGTLTGGHPNLQRRIAWAMYGLRKYFLNYGDKATWDNLVIVTLSEFGRTTVENSDRGTDHAEAGVMFVAGGAVKGYNKGNNTGAFGCHPSDSVPWVTGQTGSMFGASSRYLKRAYDYRSILGKLIRDHLGATQNQLNRIIPGYTDSRENLQAGGVCAIDNTPIIGEPNIV; the protein is encoded by the coding sequence AAAACGCGCGCTCGCTGAAGGCACAATCGGCGTGCCCGGGGCGAACGGGAAAACGAAAAAACTCCTGTTCATCTTCCTGCGCGGCGCCAACGACTCCCTGAACGCCGTCATTCCCATCCAGGACACCGCGTACAATTCCACGAACCGCCCCACGCTCATGATCCCGCGGGACCCGGCCACGGATTATTCGGCAACGACGGGGACCTGCGATTTCCCGCTCAGTGCCGCCGCGACGGATCCGACCTTCAATTACGCGAACGCCATCCGTCTGGGTAACGGTTTTGCGGCCCTGCACCCGTCGCATAAATTCCTTGCCCCGGTGTATAACGCCGGCGACCTGGCGCTCATACATCGAGTTGGTTACCCGAAACAGTCGCGGTCCCATTTTGATTCCCAGAACTATTGGGAGACCGGCAACCCCAACAACAATCTGGTCAAGGACGGCATTCTGTACCGAACCATGGTTGAGTCGGGACTGGCCAACACCAACCCCCTCACGGGAGTTTCGTTTCAGTCCAGCCTGCCGCTGATCCTGCGCGGTTCGGCAGCGGCCATGACGAACCTCAGCGATCCGACCCGCTACAATCTGCTCGGCATTCCCAACACCACGCAGGGGAATACAAAAGCCGATGCAGCCATCAACACCGTTAATGGCTTTCCCTTCGCAGACAAGAAAAACCGCGAGCTGCTGAATCTCCAGTATAAAAACCTCAACGACACCCTGGCAACCTTTGCCGCGCTTAACTTCTCCGAGGCAGGCAACACGTTCGTGGACGACACCGGCACCGACAACGATTCGGCCCCTTATTATCTGTTCCCGACCACCAATGCGAAGAACGGCGGCTACGCGCTTCACGCCAATGATCCTCAAAAGTACGTCGTGGACACGGGCGCGTATGGTTTTTTCGGCAGCCTCAAGGCAGCCGCGCTCATTTTGAACAAGACCGACGCCATCGTCGCGGGCACCGAAATGGGCGGTTTCGACACCCACCAATCGCAAGGCACTTTGACCGGAGGCCATCCCAACCTGCAACGGCGCATTGCGTGGGCGATGTACGGGCTTCGGAAGTATTTCCTGAACTACGGTGACAAGGCGACATGGGACAACCTCGTGATCGTCACCCTTTCGGAGTTCGGACGCACCACGGTGGAAAACTCTGACCGCGGCACCGACCACGCCGAGGCGGGTGTAATGTTTGTCGCGGGCGGAGCGGTAAAGGGTTACAACAAAGGCAACAACACAGGCGCGTTTGGCTGCCATCCGAGCGACTCCGTGCCGTGGGTGACGGGCCAGACGGGTTCGATGTTTGGCGCCAGCAGTCGTTATTTGAAACGGGCCTACGATTATCGCTCGATTCTCGGCAAGCTGATCCGCGACCATCTTGGCGCGACCCAGAACCAGTTGAACCGGATCATTCCTGGCTACACTGACAGCCGTGAAAATCTCCAGGCGGGCGGCGTTTGCGCGATCGACAACACGCCGATCATCGGCGAGCCAAACATCGTGTAA